A window of the Sphingobium sp. CAP-1 genome harbors these coding sequences:
- a CDS encoding alpha-N-arabinofuranosidase, whose product MIKTLRRTTATLLLCASTLTGPAALADTDGKPTSATIHADKPGAVYDKRVFTQFAEHLGTGIYGGLYVGNDKAIPNTNGFRNDVIAALKNLSVPVIRWPGGCFADEYHWREGIGPQKNRPVKVNTHWGGVTEPNAVGTHEFFELLRQVGAEAYIAGNVGNGTPQEMAEWVEYMTAPAGSLAELRAKNGHKEPWAVPYFGIGNELWGCGGNMRAEFAADETRRYATFVKAPAGTKILKIAAGANVDDYNWTETMMRVAGDRLDGVSLHYYTLPQGGWPPKADPVNFDESGWADTLAGAVHMDELITKHSAIMDKYDPAKRIFLAVDEWGTWYAQDPGTHPGFLRQQNTLRDALVASIHLDIFAKHADRVRMTAIAQMVNVLQAMILTDGKKMVLTPTYHVFEMYKPWQDATVLPIDIQTPWYGKNQFTMPAVSGSAVRGKDGKVHVGLSNLDPNQSNSVTVKLDGLNAATVSGRILTAPAMNAHNRFDAPETVKPVAFSGAQISGGTLSVTLPPKSVVVLELQ is encoded by the coding sequence ATGATCAAGACCCTGCGCCGAACGACCGCAACGCTGCTGCTCTGCGCCAGCACGCTCACCGGCCCGGCCGCGCTTGCCGACACCGATGGCAAGCCCACCAGCGCCACTATCCATGCCGACAAGCCCGGCGCCGTCTATGACAAGCGCGTATTCACCCAGTTCGCCGAGCATCTGGGTACCGGCATCTATGGCGGCCTCTATGTCGGCAACGACAAGGCGATCCCCAATACCAACGGATTCCGCAACGATGTAATCGCGGCGCTGAAGAACCTGTCCGTGCCGGTGATCCGCTGGCCGGGCGGCTGCTTTGCCGACGAATATCACTGGCGCGAGGGCATCGGCCCGCAAAAGAACCGCCCGGTCAAGGTGAACACCCATTGGGGCGGCGTGACCGAGCCGAATGCGGTGGGCACCCATGAATTTTTCGAGCTGTTGCGGCAGGTCGGGGCGGAAGCCTATATCGCCGGCAATGTCGGCAATGGCACGCCGCAGGAAATGGCCGAGTGGGTCGAATATATGACCGCACCCGCCGGCAGCCTGGCGGAATTGCGCGCGAAGAACGGTCATAAGGAACCCTGGGCAGTACCCTATTTCGGCATCGGCAATGAGCTATGGGGCTGTGGCGGCAATATGCGCGCCGAATTTGCCGCCGACGAAACCCGCCGCTACGCCACCTTCGTCAAGGCGCCCGCAGGTACCAAGATCTTGAAGATCGCGGCCGGCGCCAATGTCGACGACTATAACTGGACCGAAACGATGATGCGGGTCGCGGGCGATCGGCTCGACGGCGTATCGCTCCATTATTACACCCTGCCGCAAGGCGGCTGGCCGCCCAAGGCGGACCCGGTCAATTTCGACGAGAGCGGCTGGGCCGATACGCTGGCCGGCGCGGTGCATATGGATGAACTGATCACCAAGCACAGCGCGATCATGGACAAATATGATCCGGCCAAGCGCATATTCCTGGCGGTGGACGAATGGGGCACCTGGTATGCGCAAGACCCCGGCACCCATCCCGGCTTCCTGCGCCAGCAGAATACGCTGCGCGACGCGCTGGTCGCCTCGATCCATCTCGATATCTTCGCGAAACATGCCGACCGCGTCCGCATGACCGCGATCGCGCAGATGGTGAATGTGCTTCAGGCGATGATCCTGACCGACGGCAAAAAGATGGTGCTGACGCCCACTTATCATGTCTTTGAAATGTATAAGCCCTGGCAGGATGCGACGGTGCTGCCGATCGACATCCAGACACCCTGGTATGGCAAGAATCAGTTCACCATGCCGGCGGTCAGCGGATCGGCGGTCCGGGGCAAGGACGGCAAGGTTCATGTCGGCCTGTCGAACCTCGATCCGAACCAGTCCAACAGCGTGACGGTGAAGCTGGACGGCCTCAACGCAGCGACCGTTTCAGGCCGCATCCTGACCGCGCCGGCGATGAACGCGCATAACCGTTTCGACGCGCCCGAAACCGTCAAGCCTGTCGCCTTCTCCGGCGCGCAGATCAGCGGTGGCACGCTGTCCGTGACGCTGCCGCCCAAGTCGGTCGTGGTGCTGGAACTGCAATAG
- a CDS encoding arabinan endo-1,5-alpha-L-arabinosidase gives MRRQTLVTVLGLALLAAPACAQPPVAPAATLNDRLTGDLVPTHDPVIIRAGDIYHVFSTGHGKRLIETRTSPDLIHWTAGDPVFTALPDWAKQAIPGSDGMWAPDIAHVNGRYRLYYSVSTFGSNRSAIGLATSPTLDPKAKDYGWRDEGLVVMSTKDDDYNAIDPNFLIDRDGRHWLTLGSFWTGIKLIELDPDSGKPKNAQAKPVSIARRPAPAGGPAPVEAPFLVDHGGYYWLMVSYDYCCKGVNSSYYTVIGRSKAITGPYLGKDGSSLMEGGGTIFLRADLQEQQRFRGPGHAGWLHDVDSKTGDGQDYVVYHAYDKQANGAPTLRIAPVRWGANGWPQAEY, from the coding sequence ATGAGGCGGCAGACGCTTGTGACAGTATTGGGCCTCGCCCTTCTCGCCGCGCCCGCCTGCGCGCAACCGCCGGTTGCGCCCGCCGCGACGCTCAACGACCGCCTGACCGGCGATCTCGTCCCGACCCATGATCCGGTCATCATTCGCGCCGGCGACATCTATCACGTGTTCAGCACCGGCCATGGCAAGCGGCTGATCGAGACGCGCACATCGCCCGACCTGATCCATTGGACGGCTGGCGATCCGGTCTTTACCGCCCTGCCCGACTGGGCGAAACAGGCCATCCCCGGCAGCGACGGCATGTGGGCGCCCGACATTGCCCATGTGAACGGGCGCTACCGGCTCTATTATTCCGTCTCGACCTTCGGCTCCAACCGATCGGCGATCGGCCTCGCCACCAGCCCGACACTGGACCCCAAAGCCAAGGACTATGGCTGGCGCGACGAAGGGCTGGTCGTCATGTCCACCAAGGACGATGACTATAACGCCATCGACCCCAATTTCCTCATCGACCGCGACGGCCGCCACTGGCTGACTCTGGGCAGTTTCTGGACCGGGATCAAACTGATCGAACTGGACCCGGACAGCGGCAAGCCCAAGAATGCGCAGGCGAAGCCCGTCTCCATCGCCCGCCGCCCCGCCCCCGCCGGCGGCCCCGCCCCGGTGGAAGCCCCCTTCCTGGTCGACCATGGCGGCTACTATTGGCTGATGGTCAGTTACGACTATTGCTGCAAGGGTGTGAACAGCAGCTATTACACCGTCATCGGCCGGTCGAAGGCGATCACCGGCCCTTATCTGGGCAAGGATGGCAGTTCCCTGATGGAGGGCGGCGGCACTATCTTCCTGCGCGCCGACCTTCAGGAACAGCAGCGCTTTCGCGGCCCCGGCCATGCCGGCTGGCTGCATGACGTTGATAGTAAGACCGGGGATGGCCAAGATTATGTCGTCTACCACGCCTATGACAAACAGGCGAATGGCGCGCCCACGCTGCGCATCGCACCGGTGCGCTGGGGCGCGAACGGTTGGCCGCAAGCCGAATATTGA
- a CDS encoding glycoside hydrolase family 43 protein, with protein sequence MSPPLSRRGFIGSAAALSAAPAFARAAADQAAAPVPVNPLVRQRADAQIFRHDDGHYYMTGSVPEYDRLVLRRSRTIAGLATAPEAILWRHERTGPRSGFIWAPELHQIDGKWVIYFAAGPSGGGDDVFRIRTYAVVCDGPDPMTGPWSLLGEFQAPWDSFNLDSTSFVHKGVRYFTWAQREPGIDTNSNLYIAKLESPLKLAGKATRLTVPTLDWEVRGYKVAEAPAILHRNGRLFMTYSASATDARYCLGMLTADENADLLDAKSWTKSPQPVFTTCKETSVYGPGHNSFTVDEQGRDILVYHGRDYEAITGDPLFNPDRHTRVQRLYFAADGTPDFGVPVGNGPLPERFVSAADPTKLIAHEGARLIAGNPALAQTQFRQTPGRAGDRSVMLSPILMPDHYLVANKDGSLTLEPDRKTADFALRSQFVRFDDRATGTLRFAAIAVPGKAIGLSGDQIRLVRSRDATARWRAD encoded by the coding sequence ATGTCCCCACCCCTGTCCCGCCGCGGCTTCATCGGCAGCGCCGCCGCCCTGTCGGCCGCACCCGCCTTCGCCCGCGCCGCCGCTGACCAGGCCGCCGCACCCGTGCCAGTCAATCCGCTGGTGCGCCAGCGCGCCGACGCACAGATATTCCGCCACGATGACGGTCATTATTACATGACCGGCTCCGTTCCCGAATATGACCGGCTGGTGCTGCGCCGGTCCAGGACGATCGCCGGCCTTGCCACCGCGCCGGAAGCCATATTGTGGCGGCATGAAAGGACCGGGCCGCGCTCCGGCTTCATCTGGGCGCCCGAACTCCACCAGATCGACGGCAAATGGGTCATCTATTTCGCCGCCGGTCCCAGCGGCGGCGGCGATGATGTGTTCCGCATCCGCACCTATGCCGTGGTCTGCGACGGTCCCGACCCGATGACCGGCCCATGGAGCCTGCTGGGCGAATTTCAGGCGCCGTGGGACAGTTTCAATCTCGATTCAACCAGCTTCGTCCATAAAGGCGTGCGCTATTTCACCTGGGCACAGCGCGAACCGGGCATCGACACCAACAGCAACCTCTATATCGCGAAGCTGGAATCGCCGCTCAAGCTGGCGGGCAAGGCCACGCGCCTGACCGTGCCGACGCTCGACTGGGAAGTGCGCGGCTACAAGGTCGCCGAAGCCCCCGCCATCCTGCACCGCAACGGCCGCCTGTTCATGACCTATTCGGCCAGCGCCACCGATGCGCGCTATTGCCTGGGGATGCTGACCGCAGACGAGAATGCCGACCTGCTCGACGCCAAAAGCTGGACCAAGTCGCCGCAGCCGGTATTCACGACCTGCAAGGAAACCAGCGTCTACGGCCCCGGCCACAACAGTTTCACCGTGGACGAACAGGGCCGCGACATCCTTGTCTATCATGGCCGCGATTATGAAGCGATCACCGGCGATCCGCTGTTCAACCCGGATCGTCACACCCGCGTCCAGCGGCTCTATTTCGCCGCCGACGGCACGCCCGATTTCGGTGTGCCGGTGGGCAATGGCCCGCTGCCCGAACGCTTCGTGTCCGCCGCCGATCCGACGAAGCTGATCGCGCATGAGGGCGCACGCCTGATCGCCGGCAATCCCGCGCTGGCACAGACCCAGTTCCGCCAGACCCCCGGCCGCGCCGGCGATCGCAGCGTCATGCTCTCCCCCATACTGATGCCCGATCATTATCTGGTCGCGAACAAAGATGGATCGCTGACGCTGGAGCCGGATCGCAAGACCGCCGACTTCGCGCTGCGCAGCCAGTTCGTGCGCTTCGATGACAGGGCGACGGGGACGCTGCGCTTCGCCGCCATCGCCGTTCCCGGCAAGGCGATCGGTCTGTCCGGCGATCAGATCAGGCTGGTGCGCAGCCGTGACGCTACGGCGCGATGGCGAGCCGACTGA
- a CDS encoding TonB-dependent receptor gives MAFRPIIFATVSTVALMLAGAAQAQDSTSVAPQASQPGNEENDIVVTGVRASIVGAINVRKEAVQIVDSIVAEDVGKLPDNNVIEALQRVTGIQVTNRTGGEAAAISIRGLPDALTTLNGRNIFTASGQAFALQDLSANLIRQVDVYKTRAADQIETGLAGQIDVKTRRPFDFDGFAISALARGVYNQEADTYNPNAALLVSDRWETGIGDIGVLINGSYTRTKFRDMTTTAGAMVPFATENPPEGSGFSPLQRIFSGWQPGQERGLPTTAGSTLDINGVDVPYYLSRDAIFSSDLYGKRERPAFNVAVQWAPNDSSEYTAEMFYNGFKGSTFNSLQFSFADWWGSLGPNPGSTFELYDGTNIIKSRRAGDVFGFNSGDFSTNKTDSYLYALNGKWNVGERGKIVADLAYQSSTNKTSFIAMRTTRVASAIDVDFNAGGGIPSYHFDDDALLADPSQWTIGEFYDNANKSKGSALTFTLDGDYEWDEGFLRKISGGFRYDDRKARDSVRTQDAGGLGANLSTLPADALFTNSGFYDGRADIPTSWVLANGYWLSKNADTIRQLYKNDPRYADRILLSDQMTMTDVFDINEVTLAAYLQADAEISIFGRPLQLQAGVRFVAVDTNFTFVDRYSSPPLVTQAASGTERFLPSFTARYEIFDNLRLRFNYGETLRRPAFADLNPNYTLTGDLTNVGYGTGGRGNPALRPTTSKNFDLALEWYFERSSAIYATLFRREIDGLVVPITSLTTVPNSGLNTASFLITRPENASKGVLKGVELGLTYFPTYLPGPLKGLGFQGSLTILDSKQNIPLVDINGNVTGQTSSSFFGVSDMSYNATLAYERGPIGARLSYVWRKEFLANNEARLFANPIGVWRTPEKSLDFQLTAKINDDLGLTFDAVNITRSKMQTYYKFEDVGGPEQFNLGTTLLARTFALGVRYTFK, from the coding sequence ATGGCATTCAGGCCGATCATTTTTGCTACCGTTTCCACCGTCGCACTGATGCTGGCAGGCGCCGCACAGGCACAGGACAGCACATCGGTCGCGCCGCAGGCGTCGCAGCCCGGCAACGAGGAAAACGACATCGTCGTCACCGGCGTCCGCGCCTCGATCGTCGGTGCCATCAACGTCCGCAAGGAAGCCGTCCAGATCGTCGATTCGATCGTGGCCGAAGATGTCGGTAAATTGCCCGACAATAATGTCATCGAAGCGCTTCAGCGCGTCACTGGCATCCAGGTCACGAACCGCACCGGCGGCGAAGCGGCGGCCATCTCGATCCGCGGCCTGCCCGACGCGCTGACCACGCTCAACGGCCGCAACATCTTCACCGCGTCGGGGCAGGCCTTCGCGCTCCAGGATCTGTCGGCCAACCTCATCCGCCAGGTCGATGTCTACAAGACCCGCGCCGCCGACCAGATCGAAACCGGTCTCGCCGGCCAGATCGACGTCAAGACCCGTCGCCCCTTCGATTTCGATGGCTTCGCCATCTCGGCGCTGGCGCGCGGCGTCTATAATCAGGAAGCCGACACCTATAATCCCAACGCCGCGCTGCTGGTCAGCGACCGCTGGGAAACCGGCATCGGCGACATCGGCGTCCTCATCAACGGCAGCTATACCCGCACCAAGTTCCGCGACATGACGACGACGGCGGGGGCGATGGTGCCGTTCGCCACGGAAAATCCGCCGGAAGGATCGGGCTTCAGCCCGCTCCAGCGTATCTTCTCCGGCTGGCAGCCCGGCCAGGAACGCGGCCTGCCGACCACTGCCGGCTCGACCCTCGACATCAACGGTGTCGATGTCCCCTATTATCTGTCGCGCGACGCGATCTTCAGTTCCGACCTTTATGGCAAGCGCGAACGCCCTGCGTTCAATGTCGCGGTCCAGTGGGCGCCCAATGACAGTTCGGAATATACCGCCGAAATGTTCTACAACGGGTTCAAGGGCAGCACCTTCAACAGCCTGCAATTCAGCTTCGCCGACTGGTGGGGCAGCCTGGGACCGAACCCCGGCTCGACCTTCGAACTGTATGACGGCACCAACATCATCAAGTCGCGCCGCGCGGGCGACGTGTTCGGCTTCAACAGCGGCGATTTCTCGACCAACAAGACCGATTCCTACCTCTATGCCCTGAACGGCAAGTGGAATGTCGGCGAGCGGGGTAAGATCGTCGCCGACCTCGCCTATCAGAGCAGCACCAACAAGACCTCGTTCATCGCAATGCGCACCACCCGCGTCGCCTCCGCGATCGATGTCGATTTCAACGCCGGTGGCGGCATCCCCTCCTATCATTTCGATGACGACGCGCTGCTGGCCGATCCCAGCCAGTGGACCATCGGCGAATTTTACGACAACGCCAACAAGTCGAAGGGCAGCGCGCTGACCTTCACGCTCGACGGCGATTATGAGTGGGACGAAGGCTTCCTCCGCAAGATCAGCGGCGGCTTCCGCTATGATGATCGCAAGGCCCGCGATTCCGTCCGCACGCAGGATGCCGGCGGTCTGGGCGCGAACCTGTCCACCCTGCCGGCCGACGCACTGTTCACCAATAGCGGCTTCTATGACGGCCGCGCTGACATCCCCACCAGTTGGGTGCTGGCCAATGGCTATTGGCTGTCGAAAAATGCCGACACCATCCGTCAGCTTTACAAGAATGATCCGCGCTATGCCGACCGCATCCTGCTGTCGGACCAGATGACGATGACCGACGTGTTCGACATCAACGAAGTCACGCTGGCCGCCTATCTTCAGGCCGATGCCGAAATCTCGATCTTCGGCCGCCCGCTCCAGTTGCAGGCCGGCGTCCGCTTCGTCGCGGTCGACACCAATTTCACCTTCGTCGATCGTTACAGCAGCCCGCCGCTGGTGACACAGGCGGCATCAGGTACGGAACGCTTCCTGCCCAGCTTCACCGCCCGCTACGAGATTTTCGACAATCTGCGCCTGCGCTTCAACTATGGCGAAACGCTGCGTCGCCCCGCCTTCGCGGATCTCAACCCCAACTACACGCTGACCGGCGACCTCACCAATGTCGGCTATGGCACCGGCGGGCGCGGCAACCCGGCGCTGCGACCGACCACATCGAAGAATTTCGACCTGGCGCTGGAATGGTATTTCGAACGCAGCAGCGCGATCTATGCCACGCTGTTCCGCCGCGAAATCGACGGCTTGGTGGTGCCGATCACGTCGCTGACGACGGTGCCCAATTCGGGCCTGAACACCGCCAGCTTCCTGATCACCCGGCCGGAAAACGCGTCCAAGGGCGTACTGAAGGGCGTGGAACTGGGCTTGACCTATTTCCCGACCTACCTGCCCGGCCCGCTCAAGGGGCTTGGTTTCCAGGGCAGCCTGACGATCCTGGATTCCAAGCAGAATATCCCGCTGGTCGACATTAACGGCAATGTGACTGGCCAGACCAGTTCATCCTTCTTCGGCGTGTCGGACATGAGCTACAACGCCACGCTGGCCTATGAGCGCGGCCCGATCGGCGCCCGCCTCTCCTATGTCTGGCGCAAGGAATTTCTGGCCAACAATGAAGCCCGTCTGTTCGCCAACCCGATCGGCGTGTGGCGGACCCCGGAAAAAAGCCTGGACTTCCAGCTTACCGCGAAGATCAACGATGATCTCGGCCTGACCTTCGATGCGGTCAACATCACCCGGTCGAAGATGCAGACCTATTATAAGTTCGAAGATGTCGGCGGTCCTGAGCAGTTCAACCTCGGCACCACCTTGCTGGCGCGCACCTTCGCGCTGGGTGTCCGCTACACCTTTAAGTGA
- a CDS encoding MGH1-like glycoside hydrolase domain-containing protein has protein sequence MKLLLLAGAALATSGAASPPPAMDVNAIATQRFGNDAPWYRDRVPFFESADPTIDAVYYYRWQLFRAHQRDLGEAGYISTEFLDDVDWQRHPYASLNDATGFHLGEGRWLNDRRFAADYIDFMYAGGGNDRHFTDYMADSVWGRFLVDGDRADALRHLPVMNHIYRLWDDKYDFDKGLYFVEPLLDATEYTVSSIDASGGKDGFRGGDAFRPSINAYMFANARALSRMAAMAGDQQLAADYAARADALRQRVLTDLWSEPLTHFIDRHQSRNNAHVRYWQPIRNRELVGYLPWMVDLVPDDAKYAQAWAHLLDPASLAGKAGMRTVEASYEHYMRQYRYLGKDPECQWNGPVWPYQTTQILHAMANLLDHYKDTGPVTRSTYMRLLRQYAALHFQGTRLDLEEDYHPETGEPIVGLARSHHYFHSGFNDLILTGLVGIRPRADDRLEVNPLLPVAGDSQALDWFRAQDVPYHGHRIAVTWDADGRHYRRGKGLSIEVDGREVARRETLGRMTVPITRAAPPPIARPINHAVQLVRGRYPIGSASSNTDPDNVHDAIDGRTWFFPELPNGWSSAPSPADQYYAIDLGRPVALARAELAFFADGKGFAVPQSYRLQAWIDGDWHDIAAPKGRPVANGVADVRWTKRAVSKVRLRFTQPHGKATRLAEFKLFEE, from the coding sequence ATGAAGTTGCTCCTGCTGGCGGGCGCTGCCCTGGCCACGTCGGGGGCCGCCTCTCCCCCACCCGCGATGGACGTAAACGCCATCGCCACCCAACGTTTCGGCAATGACGCGCCCTGGTATCGCGACCGCGTCCCCTTTTTCGAATCCGCCGACCCGACGATCGATGCCGTCTATTATTATCGCTGGCAATTGTTCCGCGCGCATCAGCGCGACCTGGGCGAGGCCGGCTATATCTCGACCGAATTTCTGGACGATGTCGACTGGCAGCGGCACCCCTATGCCAGCCTGAACGATGCGACGGGCTTTCACCTGGGCGAAGGACGCTGGCTGAACGATCGCCGCTTCGCCGCCGACTATATCGATTTCATGTATGCGGGCGGCGGTAATGACCGCCATTTCACCGACTATATGGCGGACTCGGTCTGGGGCCGCTTTCTGGTCGATGGCGACCGCGCCGACGCGCTCAGACATCTCCCCGTGATGAACCACATCTATCGCCTGTGGGACGACAAATATGATTTCGACAAGGGGCTGTATTTCGTCGAACCGCTGCTGGACGCGACCGAATATACCGTCTCCTCGATCGACGCATCGGGCGGCAAGGACGGGTTTCGCGGCGGCGACGCGTTCCGCCCGTCGATCAACGCCTATATGTTCGCCAATGCCCGCGCCTTGTCGCGCATGGCGGCGATGGCAGGCGACCAGCAACTGGCTGCCGACTATGCCGCCCGCGCCGATGCGCTGCGCCAGCGCGTCCTGACCGACCTGTGGAGCGAGCCTCTCACCCATTTCATCGACCGCCACCAGTCGCGCAATAATGCGCATGTCCGCTACTGGCAGCCGATCCGCAATCGCGAACTGGTCGGCTACCTTCCCTGGATGGTCGACCTCGTTCCCGACGACGCGAAATATGCACAGGCATGGGCGCATCTGCTCGATCCCGCATCGCTCGCGGGGAAGGCGGGGATGCGCACGGTCGAGGCCAGCTACGAACATTATATGCGCCAATATCGCTATCTGGGCAAAGACCCGGAATGTCAGTGGAACGGCCCCGTCTGGCCCTATCAGACGACGCAGATACTGCACGCCATGGCCAATCTGCTGGACCATTACAAGGATACCGGCCCCGTCACCCGCAGCACCTATATGCGGCTGCTGCGCCAATATGCCGCGCTTCACTTTCAGGGGACGCGCCTCGATCTGGAGGAGGATTATCATCCCGAAACCGGCGAACCGATCGTCGGCCTCGCCCGCAGCCACCATTATTTCCATTCGGGCTTCAACGATCTGATCCTGACCGGGCTGGTCGGCATCCGCCCGCGCGCTGACGACAGGCTGGAGGTGAACCCGCTGCTCCCGGTCGCCGGCGATTCCCAGGCGCTCGACTGGTTCCGGGCGCAGGACGTGCCCTATCATGGCCACAGGATCGCGGTGACATGGGATGCGGACGGCCGCCATTATCGGCGCGGCAAGGGGCTGTCGATCGAGGTGGACGGCCGGGAAGTGGCGCGGCGCGAAACGCTGGGCCGCATGACCGTCCCAATCACGCGCGCCGCCCCGCCGCCGATCGCCCGGCCGATCAACCATGCGGTGCAACTGGTGCGCGGCCGCTATCCGATCGGCTCCGCCTCCAGCAACACCGATCCCGACAATGTTCATGACGCGATCGATGGGCGGACCTGGTTCTTCCCCGAACTGCCCAATGGCTGGTCGTCGGCCCCTTCGCCCGCCGATCAATATTATGCGATCGATCTGGGCCGGCCCGTCGCCCTCGCCCGCGCCGAACTCGCTTTCTTCGCCGACGGCAAGGGCTTTGCCGTCCCGCAAAGCTACCGCCTTCAGGCGTGGATCGACGGCGACTGGCACGACATCGCCGCGCCCAAAGGGCGTCCGGTCGCCAATGGCGTGGCCGATGTGCGATGGACGAAACGCGCCGTCTCGAAGGTCCGCCTGCGCTTCACCCAGCCCCATGGCAAGGCGACGCGGCTGGCCGAATTTAAACTGTTTGAAGAGTAA
- a CDS encoding TetR/AcrR family transcriptional regulator, whose translation MTQLLAPSRPGIYARGTETVDAILKAALDVLIDEGADAFTIRRIAARCDMKVGNVSYHFPRKEMLIQVLLDELVDSYGKLLDEMVRKPGLTAEERLKLVIILCLDDIGSKRTTHLFTELWALANHNEFVADRVKAFYERVHGVIGDYVGAINPALSDEDVHTVALFISATMEGATPFLGHGKPWADKMPAFTALAVQSLVTLVRTATSQDISALAPIAAPTREPELA comes from the coding sequence ATGACGCAATTACTCGCCCCTTCCCGCCCCGGCATCTATGCCCGCGGCACCGAAACGGTCGACGCCATCCTCAAGGCGGCACTGGATGTGCTGATCGACGAGGGAGCGGACGCTTTCACCATCCGCCGCATCGCCGCGCGCTGCGACATGAAGGTGGGCAATGTCAGCTATCATTTTCCGCGCAAGGAAATGCTGATCCAGGTGCTGCTGGACGAGCTGGTGGACAGCTATGGCAAGCTGCTGGACGAAATGGTGCGCAAGCCGGGTCTGACCGCCGAGGAGCGGCTGAAGCTGGTCATCATCCTGTGCCTCGACGATATCGGTTCCAAGCGCACCACCCATCTCTTCACCGAATTATGGGCGCTGGCCAATCATAATGAGTTCGTCGCCGACCGGGTGAAGGCCTTTTATGAGCGCGTGCATGGCGTGATCGGCGATTATGTCGGGGCGATCAACCCGGCCCTGTCGGATGAGGATGTGCATACGGTCGCCCTGTTCATCAGCGCGACAATGGAGGGTGCGACGCCCTTCCTTGGCCATGGCAAGCCCTGGGCCGACAAGATGCCGGCCTTCACCGCGCTCGCCGTCCAGTCGCTGGTGACGCTCGTTCGCACCGCAACGTCGCAGGACATATCCGCGCTTGCGCCCATCGCCGCCCCGACGCGCGAACCCGAACTCGCCTGA
- a CDS encoding amine dehydrogenase large subunit yields the protein MSTASRRIFAAAFSALLLGSATLAHADLADTSAALEPEESTVLTIDPPKPTWFYVDGGWDMPGTSIFDGETGKMKGMVETRRLADMAIDPAGKYYYVSETIWSKGDRGTRQDMVTVYDSKTLNLVTEIPMPGRILIGSRKNNFIVSDDGKTAYVYDFSPTSGVNIVDLAKKKFVSAIELPGCASLMPNPGVGFSALCSDGSLATVAIKGAKGDISHTAPFFDATNDPIFDNFAYDRKRKTSTFLTYTGQIYVAQISATPTVAAPFSIQTAAGIRTGETKPLEVNWYPGGRQPMALHRATNTLFVLMHKGEYWSHKESGDEVWQVDIAAQKVVKRFSLKEPMNNIDVSQTDKPLLYMNGEKGEALVLDVATGEEKHKIERAGGGTITVPEVY from the coding sequence ATGTCGACCGCCAGTCGCAGGATTTTCGCCGCCGCCTTCTCCGCCCTTCTGCTGGGCAGCGCCACGCTCGCGCACGCTGACCTTGCCGACACCAGCGCCGCGCTGGAACCGGAAGAATCGACCGTCCTGACCATCGATCCGCCCAAGCCGACATGGTTCTATGTCGATGGCGGGTGGGACATGCCGGGCACCAGCATCTTCGACGGCGAAACCGGCAAGATGAAGGGCATGGTCGAAACCCGCCGTCTGGCCGACATGGCGATCGATCCGGCCGGCAAATATTATTACGTATCCGAAACTATCTGGTCGAAGGGGGATCGTGGCACAAGGCAGGATATGGTGACGGTCTATGACAGCAAGACGCTGAACCTCGTCACCGAAATTCCGATGCCTGGCCGTATCCTGATTGGATCGCGCAAGAATAATTTCATCGTCAGCGACGATGGCAAGACCGCCTATGTCTATGATTTCAGCCCGACATCAGGCGTCAACATCGTTGACCTGGCAAAGAAGAAATTCGTGTCGGCGATCGAGCTGCCCGGTTGCGCCAGCCTGATGCCCAATCCGGGCGTCGGCTTCTCCGCGCTTTGTTCGGACGGGTCGCTCGCCACCGTCGCGATCAAGGGGGCAAAGGGCGACATCAGCCACACCGCCCCCTTTTTCGACGCGACCAACGATCCGATCTTCGACAATTTCGCCTATGACCGCAAGCGCAAGACCAGCACCTTCCTGACCTATACCGGCCAAATCTATGTCGCGCAGATTAGTGCGACGCCGACCGTGGCCGCGCCCTTCTCGATCCAGACGGCAGCCGGCATCCGTACCGGTGAAACCAAGCCGCTGGAGGTCAACTGGTATCCGGGCGGCCGCCAGCCCATGGCGCTGCACCGTGCGACCAACACATTGTTCGTGCTGATGCACAAGGGCGAATATTGGTCGCACAAGGAATCCGGCGACGAAGTGTGGCAGGTCGATATCGCCGCGCAGAAGGTGGTGAAACGCTTCAGCCTCAAGGAGCCGATGAACAATATCGACGTGTCGCAGACCGACAAACCCTTGCTCTACATGAACGGCGAAAAGGGCGAGGCGTTGGTGCTGGATGTCGCCACCGGCGAGGAAAAGCACAAGATCGAGAGAGCCGGCGGTGGCACCATCACCGTGCCGGAGGTCTATTGA